The Eriocheir sinensis breed Jianghai 21 chromosome 28, ASM2467909v1, whole genome shotgun sequence region TATTGTAATAAACTGAGATAAAAAATGTTTGGTCGTTTCTTTTTCAGGTTCAGTTCCAGGTTCTGTTTTCGAGTCATTTCTCAGCCTTGTCATGCTCGTCACGGCGCGGCGGGACCTACACACCACTCACCGCCCATGCATGACACCCGGGGACCCAATGTGCCTGTTCGCAGACAGAGAAAACCATAAAGAGCGTACCAGCGACTCCTTTATAGCGCCGGAGATCCGTGAGCCGCAACGCGTGACTTGTTTCTTGTCTTTTGTAACAGAACGGTTTATTTATCTCGCCTTTTTGCGCGAGCATCTGTCTATCCCTCTGCCTGCCACGCCCTTCCCGTCTgggatttttgttctttttagtcTTGCGTTTAGTCTATGGCGCCGTAGGTTTTCATGATGGAGCCTGCTGGTCGGTCCCTGCCTGTTACGGTGTAGGcaaatgttttatagtggcgccatcctgcttggttcatgctggcCACCGGAGCTCATATTTTATCTTTAGAGTTTAAGCTCGAGTCCGGGTTGTGAGCTGGTtctcagggcagcatgtgggtcgtcttaggccactcggcgatgactgaaatttTTTAGCTTGTAGCGGTAGGCGGCAgctgaacccgggtcctccaggacGCTGCGCCCGTAGGCTGACCACTTAGCCACCGCAACAAGAGAGtgattctctcctttttttttttttttttttttgtggtggtggtggtggggggcttCGATGCCGCCAAGATCTACTCCAAGTGAACCCAGTAACCTATCATCACTAATTATAAGCCTATTAATACCGACATTTAGTCTTTAATATTCTGTACAAAATAAGACGTGGGGATGACTTTGAACATTACAAACCATTGGATTCTACTAATTGTCtcccgttaaaaaaaaaaaaacttcttttATGTCACCTTTCTAGGACACCCCATAAATAGGTATGTTTAAGGAATATTTTAAGGATGCTTTATGAACACCGGCCCGAGGGAAGCAGAAGCAGTGACCTTGAAGGCATCATGCTGCTCGTCTTAAGTAACTCAGAACGCTTCATCTATCTCGCTGTTTTGCTTGAGTATTCACCCCTGGCGGCCACGCCCTTGTCTCTCACCTCCTTCAGGAGAATatctccaccgcctcctctgcctcctcctcctcctcgtcttcgttctcGTCTTTATcaacttcttttcccttttcctcttcctcctcatcacttCTTGTACAGGAcgataagttaaaaaaaaaataatttacagTACTGCTCGCACGTGACACCGACGACCCACCCTGACACAGTACAACGAACCTCAACACGCCAGTTACGCCGGTTGATCATTTAGTCACTCCGCCCTTTTGAACCTCTGACAGTCCACCTCCCATCCTCACGCTGCATCATGATCTTCCAATTATTTAGCTCTGTTCCCTAATGTCAGCCTGTCTTATTTGAGTCTCCCTTTTGCCAGTCTAATCCACTGTCAgtctgagaaagaggagaaaggttggaagaggaagaggaagagatacagAAGCAGAAAGTCTAACCTACATTGTCAGTCTGTCAGCCATTATTCCAATGCGAAGGTGGATCCAAGCTGACAAATTTTAACCTCCGCAGAGTAACCGAGGAACACTTAAGCGTTGTACGTAggctacattattctattaaccCTTCCTCTACGCCTAaccccccttccctaccctttgtGCCCGCAGAGTAGTTGTGGGGGTAGGTGGGGCAGCACAGGGCATGGCAAAAAGATGAACCACGGCATTACTATAAAAACACATTCGCGACATTAACAAGCTCGACCCAACCAACAGCAGAACCCTTCAAGACTTCTGTGCTTCTCTTTATAGTTTTAAGGATCTGCTCGATGAACACCCGCCCGCTGCTTTCTATTActacttctcttcattctctatattctgttccttctctcacgaactctcctttccttcctccctcataacCCACATGCTTAAGGGAACAACTTGCACGCACTATGAACCTACAcagaataataacaacaacaacaaaaatattacTTCTTTATCCCTGGCACCTTCATTTCATCACATccgtctcctccatctctccctcactgCTCTCAGGCATATTTCTttactccctcccatcctccacccccttcatccttgtctctccctcaaccccctcaccctttcctccccttccactccctgatccttccctcctcgtccacccctcttccttctcctcctccactcccccctccctcctcctctccctcattctcgcTTGGCTCTGTTGTCGGTGGGTCAAGTTGAACAAATGATCGTGATGCGGTTTTTTTGTGTAGGGGTGAAAATATGGTGAGTAATGTTTATGGGGACTACAACGGAGACTCGATAatgatctttctctctctctctctctctctctctctctctctctctctctctctctctctctctctctctctctctctctctctctctctctctctctctctctctctctctccaatgaacAACCAACAGAGGACTGACTATGCATGCAGTGACACGCAGAGGGCcacaaggaagggagaaggaggggggggaagagggggaggtgtaAGGTGTAGGAGGTCGCCACGCATCGCTGGGCTCCTGCAGTCGAGGGGTGAGCACGCGTGACACTTCTTATATATAGCAGTGacgcccgccgccgccactcccTCCGGCCCCGGCGACGCGATAAGAACTAAGGTATTATGCGGGACAGACTGACGAGGCTGACACAAAACTGACACGTGACTGATACGACTGACAAGACTGACACAAGACTGACGAcacaactgactgaatgactgatcgGAGAAACCTAAGATGACAGACTGATTTTAGAGGACATGAGGTGACAGAGAGACGCTGACACTTAAGGAGAGGCTGACACTGTAGGTTAGACTGACACATGAGACTGGACTGACTAAACTGAACTGACAAAAAAACGAAAGACCTAAAACGACAGGCTGATATTCGGGGGCATTAGGTGAGAGGGACAGACAAATAGCagacagaaaaagataaacaCTCTAGCAAAAAGAAACACCAACACGGAAATGCAGACAACCGGGAAACACTGCCGCAAGAACCTCAACCGCAGACCTGAAATTTTCGAGGCATAAAAAAACTTAATTCACACGAAGCAAAAATAGGCGAGTCAGGACGCTTAGCTTACACCGACTTCCGTAATGGGGGCAAAAAAGGCTAATGAGGCTAATTTCGTTCACAGATGTGGTGCTGCAGACTGGCTgtgctgctggcggtggtggcggcggcggcggcggaggcggcagcgaaggcggaggcggaggcggcggcggaggcacaCCCTGAGGCTAAGCCGGACGCCGAGGCCGCAGCGGAGGCGGGGTTTGCTTTGCTACCGGCGCCGCAGTGTTACCCGCACATCCACTACATCACGGCCTACAAGACGCTGCCGCAACAGGTACGAACACGCGAAGAAATTGTTACTTTTACTTGCTACTTTTACTTGTTTACTTATTAAttttccatattattttttttttttgtggtgttggtgttgcctCTGTTACGGAATCCAgagtgtgttgttgttattgtggcaTCCGTGGCTatggctgtatgtatgtatgtctgtgcaCCAGTAGGTTTCGGTGTATAAAACGAAGCATAAGGAGGGAGAAGAACCAGTTTATCTAGCAATcagtgtgtgtctatctatctatctgtctatctacccgtCTGTGTCTCTGCAGGTCCCGGTGTACAAGACGGcggtggagcaggtggtggtgccGGTGACGAAGCACAAGACGCACTACGAGACCGTGCACGTCACCAAGCACCAGCAGGAGTACGTGCCCAAGTACGTGACGGAGATCGTGTACAAAACCAAGGTCAACTACGTCACCAAGGTCCTCACCAACTACGAGACGGTTTACGAGACCCAGTACGTGACGGTGCCCCAGTACGTGCCCAAGTACGTCACGGACACACTCTACCAGACGCACTACCACACGGACATCCAGTACCAGCCCATCATCTCCACGGCCTACACCCCCGTCTACGTCACCAAGAGTCA contains the following coding sequences:
- the LOC127004705 gene encoding uncharacterized protein LOC127004705, which translates into the protein MCLFADRENHKERTSDSFIAPEIREPQRVSVYKTKHKEGEEPVYLAISVCLSIYLSIYPSVSLQVPVYKTAVEQVVVPVTKHKTHYETVHVTKHQQEYVPKYVTEIVYKTKVNYVTKVLTNYETVYETQYVTVPQYVPKYVTDTLYQTHYHTDIQYQPIISTAYTPVYVTKSQVQYQTHYQTQVVPKYVTVNKEVVAYKTVCPKPVYGH